From the genome of Campylobacter concisus, one region includes:
- a CDS encoding DUF4272 domain-containing protein: MPKTAQQRKDESIKILKKEGVAVLESLPLRYDNSEVTPRSVDEIIARAVCSFTAIMCACTIRDNGHLSEDEIAWAKDFLGDFYNDLSVKEKEVVEGRADINAAVNMGWKYESLWILLWALSIAEDIGEMDKICDCEFVMDVFREGGLKNRSKLRSLDEILSKLDLVYRYHWACVDARINGKKVAGLDEEVVMERRAGLEWLCCKGQENDDIKAEFNTWDHPDLNT, translated from the coding sequence ATGCCAAAAACAGCACAACAAAGAAAAGATGAGAGCATAAAAATTTTAAAAAAAGAGGGCGTGGCTGTGCTTGAGAGCCTGCCACTAAGGTATGACAATAGTGAAGTTACGCCAAGAAGCGTTGATGAGATCATTGCTCGTGCGGTTTGCTCATTTACAGCGATCATGTGCGCTTGTACGATTCGTGACAATGGCCACTTAAGTGAAGATGAGATAGCTTGGGCTAAAGACTTTTTGGGCGATTTTTATAATGACCTAAGTGTAAAAGAAAAAGAGGTCGTAGAGGGCAGAGCTGATATAAACGCTGCTGTAAATATGGGCTGGAAATATGAGTCGCTTTGGATCTTGCTTTGGGCTCTTAGCATCGCAGAAGATATCGGTGAGATGGATAAAATTTGCGACTGTGAGTTTGTGATGGATGTCTTTAGGGAGGGCGGACTAAAAAACCGCTCAAAGCTTCGCAGTTTGGATGAAATTTTAAGCAAACTTGATCTAGTTTATCGCTACCACTGGGCGTGTGTAGATGCTAGGATAAACGGTAAAAAGGTTGCTGGACTTGACGAAGAGGTTGTTATGGAAAGACGTGCGGGGCTTGAGTGGCTATGTTGCAAAGGGCAAGAAAATGATGACATAAAGGCCGAATTTAACACCTGGGACCACCCTGATCTAAATACGTAA